One stretch of Candidatus Thermodiscus eudorianus DNA includes these proteins:
- a CDS encoding MarC family protein: MSLAPSLDLTPYLMLFVVLDPVGILPYYQAVVSRVPERDRDVVLSRALAFAFAMLVAFALIGDLLFRLLGVTIADFKIAAGVILAIYAIAAIFEVHIGSPKGEPAQLAIFPLATPLLAGPGSISTVIYIKYVYGLATALAATTVNIILAYPILASASILLRVLGRHGALFIDKFMSLILAGFAVSLIREGIQVLASG, encoded by the coding sequence GTGAGTTTAGCGCCTTCGCTGGATTTGACGCCGTATCTCATGTTGTTTGTTGTGTTGGATCCTGTGGGGATTCTTCCCTATTATCAGGCTGTGGTGTCTAGGGTTCCTGAGAGGGATAGGGATGTTGTGTTGTCGAGGGCTCTGGCTTTTGCTTTTGCTATGCTTGTTGCCTTTGCGTTGATTGGTGATTTGTTGTTTAGGCTTCTGGGCGTTACTATAGCTGATTTTAAGATTGCCGCCGGGGTTATACTCGCTATCTACGCTATCGCGGCTATATTCGAGGTCCATATTGGTAGTCCCAAGGGCGAGCCTGCGCAGCTGGCTATATTTCCCCTGGCTACTCCTCTTCTAGCCGGGCCTGGCTCGATATCGACGGTCATCTACATCAAGTACGTCTACGGGCTAGCGACGGCGCTCGCGGCTACGACCGTTAACATAATCCTGGCATACCCTATACTCGCATCGGCGTCCATACTGCTCAGGGTGTTGGGCCGGCATGGAGCCCTCTTCATAGATAAGTTCATGAGCCTCATACTAGCCGGGTTCGCGGTATCGTTGATCAGGGAGGGAATACAAGTCCTGGCCTCGGGTTGA